In Bosea sp. PAMC 26642, the DNA window CGTCCAGGCGGCCTCGATCCAGACCTCGCAGATCATTGCCCAGACGGGCAACGCCTGGACAAGGCTGGTGGCGGAGGGAGGCCTGAGCGCCACCGCCGTCTTCCAGGCACTGATCAGCTCGCGCGTCGCGGCAGCGATCGCGCGGCACGCTCAACCGGTGACGCTGATCAACTGCAGCTTTCCCGATGTCGTCAACGGCCTCATCACGGCGCAGGAACATCAGGTCGCCTGCGGCATGGGCAATGTCGCGATCCTGTCGAATGTTTTCGCGGGCTCGGCCAGCGTGCCGCGCGAAGCCGCGATCAAGGTGCTCGCGCATTACCAGAATCTGGCTGCCTGGCGTCAGGCGCCGGAGCTGAGATCCGGCCGGGCGCCGCGCGTCTGGATCGACGGCGTTGAGGTCGATGATGTCTTCGCCCGTTTCGCCGACATCCAGCTCACGCCCGAGCCTGTCATCGAGATCTCAGGCGCCAGCGGCGTACCGATGCTGCTCGCCATGGCCGCCGGCCGAGACTGGTCGGGCCATGTGCCGGGCCCCAACGGCTTGCCAGGCGGGTACCCGGTCCGGCTTTCGCAAGGCGAGCTTGTGCTTGACCTACCGCCGGGGCTCGGCGAGGCCGATGCCATTGCATGGAACGCGTCGTTCGAGACGCAAAGCGGCATGACCGTCGGGCAGGACGGCCGAGCGCAATTTACCGGGATCCTGCACGACCGCCTCGTTGCCCTGCGTCCGGCGCTCGTTAGCGGTTTTGCCGTCCACGATCTCGAGGCTGTTTGCGACGATCTGCTCCAGTTGCGCGATCGGCTGATCGCGACGCCCTGATCGGCGGTCGCCGTTGTGGTTCGCGAAACGAGCAGACAACCGGCCCCGAACCGGATCCATCGTAGAGATAAGCAATGGCCGTTGACGTTGTCGTCAACGGCCATTTCGTCTGTCATTTCGCCGCGCGGTGGACGTCCGTCGCCAGCGTCAGTTCGTCGATCCGGGGATCGTAGCGCAGCGTGCTGCGCGTCGCCCAAATGTTCTTGAAGTGATAGAGCGGGATGATTGAGACGTCGCCGGAGACGAGCTTGACGGCGTCCAGCACGAGCTTCTCGCGCTTGCCCTCGTCGACCTCGCCGATCGCCGCCGCCGTCAGGGCGTCGAGCGCAGGATTGGAATACTGGGCCCAGTTGTACAGGCCCCAGCCTGTCTGCTGGCTGCGGGTCGCGAGCAGGTCGCGCAGCAGGCCCGTGCCCTCCATGGAGTTGTTGCTCCAGCTTCCGAGATATGCCGCGAACTGGCTCTTGGCGCCGCGCGAGGAATAGACGCTGAACGGCATCGCATCGATGGCGACCTCGACGCCGATGCGGCTCCACATCTGCGCCAGCGCCTGGGCGACCTCGACGCTGTAGGGCGTCCGGTCATTGGCCGTGGACAGGGTCAGCTTGAAGCCGTCCGGAAAGCCGGCTTCGGTCAGAAGCTTCTTGGCCTTCTGCATGTCGTAGGCCGGGACGGGTGTCTTGGAATCATGCCCGAGGATGCCCGCGGGCAACCACTGACCCGTAGGGGTTGCGGTGCCCAGCACCACGCGGTCGGCGATGCCGACGCGGTTGATCGCCAGCGAGAGCGCCTCGCGGACCTTCGGGTTGGTCAGCGGCGACGGCTCGATTTTCGCCCCCTTCTTGTCTAGGATCGCAGGCGCATCCGGCGCCGGCTGGATCATTGGCACCACATAGTTGACGCGCATGCCCGCCACCTCCGCGACCTTGACCTTGTCGGACGCCTGGAGGCGCGGCAGATCGCTGGCCGAGGGGGAGTCGATCACGTCGATGTCGCCCGCCAGCAGAGCCGCGGTTCGGACGGCGACGTTTGGGATCAGCCGCAGCGTCACGCTCGTCCAGTCGCTCTTCTTGCCCCACCAACTGTCGTTGCGGACGAACTCGATGCGCTCACCCGGCGTATAGCCCGAGAACTTGAAGGGACCCGTCCCGACGGCCGCCTTCCCGCTGTTGTAGTCCGCCGTGGTCGCGTCCTGCCCGGCGTGGCGCGAGACGATGGCCAGGCGCGTCAGGTCGCTCGGCAGGTTCGGGATCGGCGTGGTGGTCGTAAGGCGGATCAGATGCGGGCCGGTGACCTCGACACCCGTGATCGGCCGGATGATGCCGGCGAAGCCGCCGAGATTGTTGGGCACGTCAAGCGCACGCTTCAGCGTGAAGGCGACGTCGTCGGCCGTGAAGGGCTTTCCGTCATGCCAGGTCACGCCCTCGCGCAGGGTGAATTCCCAGACGGTCGGTGAAACCGAGCGCCATGACGTCGCCAGGCCTGGTGCGAGCTTCCCGTCCGCCACGCGATCGACCAGTCGATCGAACATGTGGAAGGCGACGAGATTGTTGGGCGTCGTGGAATAGAAGTGCGGGTCGAGCGAATTGACCGATCCGCCCAGCCCGATGGTCAGTTTTTCGGCATGGGCCGCGCTCAGGCTCATCGCGAAAGCCGCCGCACCGAGCAGAAGCGACATACGCAGGCGGGTCGTCAGCAAAGAAGCCATGATCATCCCCTCTTTTATTGTATTGTAATAACTAATATTTGAGGACAATTTCCTTTGGCTGTCAAGGCTCGCGACCGTGCGGGGCTGCGGCGTGTCTGCGCCCTGCGGCCGTGACCGCGATGAACGGGCGTGCGCAGGCGAGGGGAGCCGAGGCGGCTCGCCCGTCAGGCATCGGTGAGCGATGATCAGGCGCTGAGTGTCTCGGTGGCGCGTGCGGCGGCTGCGGCGACCAGCGGCGCCAGATCCCGGATCGCCGCCGGGCGCTCGAAGCGGGTCGTCAGCGTCGACAGATTGATCGCGCCGACAGCTCGCCCGGCCCGATCATGGACAGCCGCCGACACCGATATCGAACCCTGCTCCATATTTTTCTCTGTTACGGCGAAGCCCTCGGCTTTGACCGCTTCGAGAATGC includes these proteins:
- a CDS encoding ABC transporter substrate-binding protein — its product is MASLLTTRLRMSLLLGAAAFAMSLSAAHAEKLTIGLGGSVNSLDPHFYSTTPNNLVAFHMFDRLVDRVADGKLAPGLATSWRSVSPTVWEFTLREGVTWHDGKPFTADDVAFTLKRALDVPNNLGGFAGIIRPITGVEVTGPHLIRLTTTTPIPNLPSDLTRLAIVSRHAGQDATTADYNSGKAAVGTGPFKFSGYTPGERIEFVRNDSWWGKKSDWTSVTLRLIPNVAVRTAALLAGDIDVIDSPSASDLPRLQASDKVKVAEVAGMRVNYVVPMIQPAPDAPAILDKKGAKIEPSPLTNPKVREALSLAINRVGIADRVVLGTATPTGQWLPAGILGHDSKTPVPAYDMQKAKKLLTEAGFPDGFKLTLSTANDRTPYSVEVAQALAQMWSRIGVEVAIDAMPFSVYSSRGAKSQFAAYLGSWSNNSMEGTGLLRDLLATRSQQTGWGLYNWAQYSNPALDALTAAAIGEVDEGKREKLVLDAVKLVSGDVSIIPLYHFKNIWATRSTLRYDPRIDELTLATDVHRAAK